CTCTAATCTAGGAACCTGCATGATAGATTTATAGCTAAAGCGCTTCATCAAAGCAGGAACGACTTCGTCTTTATATTTAGACTTTAGACGTGGTTTAGTTGATACAGTTGCCATTACTTAATTACCTCCCCTGATTTTTTAGATACACGAACTTTTGTTTCACCCTGCTTTTCTCTCTTCACTTTGGTAGCTTGCTTGCCATCCCACAACATAACATTGCTGATATTGATAGGAGCTTCTTTCTTTACAATACCACCTTTTGTGTTTTGTGCAGACGGTTTGGTATGCTTAGTAATGATGTTAACACCTTCCACAATCACTTTACCTTCTTCAACCAGTACTTCCTTTACCAGGCGTGGTTTTTTCAGATCTTTATCATCACCAGTGATAACAACAACCTGGTCGCCTTTCCTGATGTTATACTTTGGTTTGAATCTTGTTTTCATTTTTTTATCCTCTGGTTCCGAAGAACCGTTTTACTTTCCTGATACTGCCAGGAAACCTATTTAAGTGAACGTTAGTTATTAATTCAACTGCGTCGTGATTTCCGATACATCGGATATTCCCAGGCTTACAGAACTTCTGGAGCCAAAGAAATGATCTTCATGTAACCTTTATCACGAAGCTCTCTTGCTACAGGTCCAAAGATACGAGTACCTCTTGGCTCATCAGCAGCATTTAAGATAACTACAGCATTATCATCAAAACGGATATATGAACCATCTTTACGACGCAGCTTGTTAGTAGTACGTACAATTACAGCTTTAGCAACGGTACCTTTCTTAATACCACCGGCAGGGATTGCATCTTTTACAGTAACGACAATTTTATCACCCACTCTTGCGTAACGCTGACCGCTATTACCCAATACACGGATACAAAGTACTTCTTTGGCACCACTGTTATCCGCTACATTCAAACGGGATTCTTGCTGGATCATTTTTCTAAGCTTTGAGCTATGAGCTGCTAGCGTATGGCTGCAAGCTGATAGCAATTAAAACAATTATATTTCAATAAGTACGGCTCGTAGCACATAGCTCGTAGCTCGTCGCTTTATTATTTCACTTTCTCTACAATCTCCACTAATCTCCAACGCTTCGTCTTACTAAGAGGACGAGTTTCCATGATGCGAACGATATCACCAATGCTCGCCTCATTCTTTTCATCATGAGCATGGAACTTAGTCGTCTTTTTAACGAACTTACCATAAATTGGGTGCTTTACTTTACGCTCAACCGCTACAGTGATGGTTTTAGTCATCTTGTTGCTGGTTACTACCCCAATTCTTGTTTTTCTTAAATTTCTAATAATTTGAGTTGTTGTCTCAGCCATATTATTAAGCTTTACGCTTCAAGCTTTATGCTACAAGCTTAAGGCTTATAGCTTGCAGCATGCAGCTAGTTATGCACTTAGTTGTTTCTTCTTTAATTCTGTTTTCAAACGAGCCACTTCTCTGCGCAGGTTACGAATGCTCATTGGATTTTCCAATGGAGAAAGGGCGTGAGCAAATTCAAGCTTCTTTAAGCGCAACTCATCTTCTTTTATACGAGCTTGCAAATCTTGCTCGCTTAAACCTTGAATGCTTTTTTTGAAATCAATTGTCTTTGACATCTTCTTCTAGTTTATAGATGGTTTAGGCGCCTATTAAATCACGACGCTTCACAAATTTTGTTGCGATTGGTAGCTTTCCAGCTGCTAAGTGTAAAGCTCCTTTTGCAATTTCTTCAGTTACACCATCAATTTCGAAAATGATGCGACCTGGTTTTACAACAGCAGCCCAGTACTCTAAGTTACCCTTACCTTTACCCATACGTACCTCTGCTGGCTTGTTGGTAATTGGCTTATCAGGGAAAATACGGATCCACACGTTACCTTCACGTTTCATGTGACGGGTCAAAGCTTGACGTGCAGCCTCGATCTGACGATCGGTGATCCAATGACTATCCAAAGCTTTTAATGCAAAAGAACCAAAGGAAATAGTAGTTCCTCTTTTAGCATCGCCTTTCATGCGACCTTTCTGCATTTTCCTATGCTTCGTTCTTTTTGGCTGTAACATTTTATATCAATTTGATAATTCGAAAATGGTTTTCAATTAGCTAATTAGTTCATTAGCTAATTAGCTAATTTTTAATTTATTGGTGTTGACCTCTTCCGCCACGACCACGAGAGAAATCACGACCACCTTGTCTTCTGTCGTCTCTTCTATCGCCTCTTTCGCCGCCTCTTCTTTCACCACCCTGTGCACCGGCTTCTTTACCACCGATGAAGTTTGGATTCAGATCTCTCTTCGCTAATACTTCACCTTTAGAGATCCATACTTTGATACCGATTTTACCGTATACAGTTTGTGCAAATACGTTAGCATAATCAATATCCATACGGAATGTATGAAGAGGTACACGACCTTGCATGAACTTCTCGCTACGGGCAATCTCAGCTCCACCTAAACGACCGCTTAACTGGATTTTGATACCTTCAGCACCCATACGAAGCGCAGAAGCAATTGCCATTTTAGTAGCTCTTTTGAAGTTGATACGGTTCTCGATCTGACGAGCAATTGTATCACCAACAATGTTTGCATCTAATTCTGGACGACGGATCTCCAGGATATTGATCTGAACATCATCTTTACCAGTAAGTTTCTTCAACTCTTCTTTGATGCGGTCTACTTCACCACCACCTTTACCAATGATGATACCTGGCTTAGAAGTATGGATTGTAACAATCAATTTACCTAAAGTGCGCTCAATAACAATCTTAGCGATACCGCCTTTGTTAATACGTGCATTCAGATAAGTTCTGATTTTGTTATCCTCAATCAGCTTATTGGCAAAGTCTTTTTTGCTACCATACCAGTTAGATTCCCATCCTCTGACGATACCTAACCTGTTACCAATAGGATTTGCTTTTTGACCCATGTTTATTGGTTATTCTTTAAATGTTTTAATTAAGATTTCGCGTCAACAATTACAGTTACGTGATTGCTTCTTTTACGTACACGGTATCCACGTCCCTGAGGAGCTGGGCGCATACGCTTTAATGTTCTGGCACCGTCTACAAAAACGGTCTTTACAAACAACTGACCTACTTCACCACCTTCATTCTTCTGCTTCCAGTTGCTGATAGCGCTCAACACCAATTTACGCATAGGCACTGCTGGATGTTTTGGATTGTGCTCCAATACAGCCAAGGCCTTTTCTACTTGCATACCACGGATCAAATCAGCCAATAAGCGCATTTTACGTGGAGATGTTGGATAATTTCTCAGTTTTGCTACTGCTTCCATTTTATTATTAGTTTCCAGTTCTGAGTCTTTAGTTCTGAGTCTTTTATGAACTCAGAACTAAGAACTCTAAACTATTTATTAACCTTTTTTACTTGAGTGTCCTTTGAAGTTTCTTGTAGGAGCAAATTCACCTAATTTATGACCTACCATAAATTCTGTTACATAAACAGGAATGAATTTGTTACCATTATGCACAGCGAAGGTGTGACCTACAAAATCAGGAGTGATTGTAGAACGACGGCTCCAGGTTTTAATCACGCCTTTTTTGTTTTTGCCTTCATTAATAGCAACCACTTTCTCTTCTAAGTGAGCGGCTACATAAGGACCTTTTTTAATTGAACGAGCCATGTTATTTAATTTCTAGTTTCTAGTTTAATGTTTCTGGTTGACTTCAGTAACAGGCTTATTTAGCCAGCTTGCTACCATTCTTACGTTGGATAATCAGTTTATCGCTTCCTTTACCCTTCGTACGTGTTTTCAAGCCACGAGAGTACTTACCAGTTCTAGAACGAGGTTGACCTCCAGAAGCTCTACCTTCACCACCACCCATTGGGTGATCTACTGGGTTCATCGCAACACCACGGTTTCTTGGTTTAATACCTTTCCAACGGTTACGACCAGCTTTACCCATTGATTGCAATTGGTGATCGCCATTTGAAGCAACACCTACAGTTGCATAACAATTGATCAATACTTTTCTTAACTCACCACTTGGCATTTTCAACACAGCATATTTCTCTTCTTTGTTAGAAAGCTGTGCAGAAGAACCAGCGCTTCTTGCAATCTTACCACCTTGACCAGGCTGCATTTCAATGTTGTGAACAACAGTACCTAAAGGCATGTTTTTCAACATCAAAGAGTTACCTAATTCAGGAGCTACTGCATCACCACTAACAACAGTCATACCTACTGTTAAGCCCTGAGGAGCTAGAATATATCTTTTTTCACCATCAGCGTAGTTCAACAACGCGATGAAAGTTGTACGGTTTGGATCGTACTCGATAGAAGCTACTGTAGCAGGGATTTCTTTCTTATTACGTTTGAAATCAATGATACGGTAAGCCTTCTTATGACCGCCACCGATGTAGCGCATAGAACGACGACCAGATGAGTTACGGCCACCAGTGCCTTTTTTGCTTTCTACTAATGATTTCTCTGGAACGTTAGTAGTAACCTCTACATATGCATTACCGATTCTCCAACGAGTACCGGCCGTAATGGGTTTAAATTTTCTTAATGCCATGACTTACTTTTCTTTATCAACATTTGCGGCTGTTGAGGCCATTCGTGTTAACTAATTAAATATTAGAATACAAATCAATTGTTTCACCTTCAGCTACAGTTACCAAGGCTTTTTTATAAGCAGATTTCTGTCCTTTAGTAAAACCTTTTTTTGTATAGCGGGTTTTGTTTTTAGCTGGAACTACTACTGTATTTACATCAGTGATAGTAACACCATAAAATTCTTCTACCGCTTTTTTAATTTCAAGCTTATTCGCTTTACGAGCCACTTTGAAAGCGTAACGACGCAAGCTCTCTTGCTGGCTATTTGCTTTCTCAGTTAAAATGGGCTTTATCAATACTTCAGAAAGTTTCATCTGAATTCTTTTTAAGTCTTTAAAAATTAAGCTGCTACTTCAGCTTCTTCGCTTGCAAAAATTTTTGCAACGCTTTCAGTTAACACTAATACTTCAGAGTTAACGATGTCGTATGTATTTACATCACTCAGTAACACACCTAAGACAGATGGAACATTACGTAAGCTTGCATATACTACATCATTGTACTCAGGCAGTACAAACATCATTTTCTTCTTAGCTACTTTCAAGCTGCTCATGATGTTCATGAAGTTTTTAGTCTTTGGAGTTTCGAAGTTTAAATCTTCTACAACTACAATAGCATTATCTTTTGCCTTATGAGAAAGAGCAGAGATCTTAGCCAGGTCCTTCACTTTACGATTCAATTTGATATCGTATTTGTGAGGTTTAGGTCCGAAGATCGTACCACCACCCTTATATAAAGGGTTACGGATATTACCTTTACGAGAACCACCAGTACCTTTTTGCTTATGCAGCTTACGGCTGGCACCTTTTACTTCAGCACGGGTTTTTACTTTGTGTGTACCCTGGCGCTGTGCAGCTAAATATTGTTTAACAGCTAAATAGATAGCGTGGTTATTTGGCTCAACACCAAATATTTCTTCAGGAAGCTCAACAGTTCTACCTGTTTCTTGTCCTTGTATGTTTAATACTTTCAGTTGCATGATTACTTCTGGATTAAAACGATTGAACCATTGTGGCCTGGAACAGAACCACTTACCAATATGTAGTTTTTGTCAGCAAAAACCTTAACGATTTTTAAGCCTTTAACTTTTACTCTGTCAGTACCCATACGGCCAGCCATTCTCATCCCTTTGAATACTCTTGAAGGATAAGAAGAACCACCGATAGAACCTGGAGCTCTTTGACGATCGTGCTGACCGTGAGAACCTTCACCCACACCAGAGAAACCATGGCGTTTAACAACACCCTGGAAACCCTTACCTTTTGTAATACCCACTACATCAACTTTTTCGCCTTCAGCGAAAATGTCAACAGTGATAGTATCACCGATATTTTTTTCTTCAGAGTAATTTCTAAATTCTTTTACGAATTTCTTGGCCGCAGTATTGGCCTTAACGAAGTGATTTTTTTCAGCAGCAATAGTGTGCTTTTCTTTCTTGTCGCCGTACGCGATCTGGAGGGCATTGTAGCCGTCAGTAGCTTCAGTCTTAACTTGGGTAACTACACATGGACCGGCTTCGATAATTGTGCAGGCAATTTGCTTACCACCTGGATCGAAGACACTGGTCATCCCAATTTTTTTACCAATGATTCCTTTCATTTTTTCTTACGGTTTTTCCCCGCAAGGTTGTACAAGACAGATCCCTGGAATATGGAATCTTCAATCCTGGTTTATCACCGACCTTTTCCCGAGTCGACACTTTCTGTCTGGGGAAGTACCGGTGACAAACAAACCTCGAAGGGCTTGTTTATATGTTAAGCGTGGTTGCAGTTGGATCAGATCCCGTCCGATCTACTTTCATCCACAATGATATATTCAGAGCTCTTTTTTCATCCCCCACATAAAGCGGGTTAAGATTGAGAGATGACAAATAATTAGTTGATAAGAACTATTTCACTTTTACTCCTCCTATGAGGAAAGGATGTGATTCCTTTTCGGCTTTGATCTTTTACGCTTTGATCTCAACCTCAACACCTGAAGGCAGGTCTAGCTTAGATAAAGCATCCACCGTTCTTGAAGAAGACGTATAGATGTCTAATAAGCGTTTATGAGTTGCTAACTGAAACTGCTCACGGCTCTTTTTGTTTACGTGCGGTGAACGCAAAACTGTAAAGATCTTTTTACGAGTAGGAAGAGGAATAGGACCTGTTACTACTGCACCTGTGCTGCGAACTGTCTTAACAATTTTCTCAGCTGATTTGTCTACCAGGTTGTGATCGAAAGACTGTAATTTGATTCTAATTCTCTGTGACATAAGTCCAAACCCATTTTTGGAATGGGAGTGCAAAGGTAAGGGGAGTTTTTTACACAGACAAAAGTTTCCCAAAGAAATTTTGTGAAGAAAGCTTTAATACCTGTCAGAAGATTCTTTCGGTTGTAAGTTAATTTAAAAAAGAACACCTTTTTTATCTCTACAGTATTAAGTCAAAAAAATAAATAGTTACCCAGTAACTCTAGACATACACTATTGACTACTAATATATTATGCGTCTTGTTTAGCTTTTCATTTTATCACTTTTCTTCATTATTCCTTTTCTTGCCGGCGTACTGTGGATATAGTTCACTTTACAACCAGTAAAAACCCACTATTTATGTACTGTCATCACTAATCAATCATTACTCACCACTCACGAGCTAGGCTTCTGCCGCGCTGCCCTCCTTAGTCTCTTGCACCTTTCCTGTACCTAATCTGTACCTAGTCTGTACCTCTCCTGTACCTCTTCTGTAGGTAAGTCCGTACCAACTGCACAGATAAAGCCCTCTACCTGCCTTCCACATTCACTACTCCTCCTTCCATCCTCCTATACTACTCCTACTTACATCCATCAATTGTAAAGTAAAATTCTAATGCAACCACCTGAGAACCAAGTCAAAGTGATGAGCCCTAATAAACTCTTTTAGGAAAAGCTGTTACAGAAACCAATTCAGCCTGATAAGGAGTGACATCAATACTCGCAGGCATGTTGCGAACGGAAGGCTGAAACCTGCAACATGAAATCTTGTAATATGAAATTTTAAAATTTAGCTCCTTTTCTCCCTAGCCCCTATTCTCTCTGCAATACAATTTTTTAATTCATGGTTTTGCGCTTACTTGCAGCGTTTTTTCTGTTGAACTAAATTTAAGGCATGCAACCTGAGGCAGATATTGTTGTAGAGAAGCAAGAATCAGCTGGCAAAAAGCTGATCAAATTGCTCTTTAAGATCCTTATTACGGCGCTGTGTTTTTGGTATATCTCTACAAAGATCGATTTCTCTAAAGCCTTCGATGCCCTCTGGAAAGCCAACTGGTGGTTACTTTTATTAGCGGTTCTTTCCTTCATGTTTTCAAAGCTGTTAGCGGCATTCCGACTCAACATTAACTTCCGTAATATTAATGTTAAACTAACTGAATGGAAAAACATCAAGCTCTACTGGTTAGGCATGTTTTACAACCTCTTCCTTCCCGGTTCCATTAGTGGTGATGCCTATAAGGTTATTATACTCAACCGTAAGCACAATGCCCCCTACAAAAAAACAAGTATAGCAGTTTTACTTGATCGATTTAGTGGTTTATTAGCACTTGGTGTGATCATGGCCGTATATGGGGCTATTGTATTAGATATCTGGTGGTGGGATGTGATTTTGATTGCTGGAGCTATCTTGGCCATTGCAGCGCTTTATATTGTCGTTCGATTCATCTTTAAAGATTTCTTACCAGGCTTCTGGCCTACCTTCCTCTGGGGGATGGCTGTACAGGTCTTCCAGGTGGTTTGCTTGTATTGCATACTCTTCAGCTTAAAAGATGTGTTTGCGGCCTTGGGAATGGCTCCTCATCAGCCTGAATGGATCTTTATCTTCTTGGTAGCATCCGTTGTTTCCGTGGCCCCCATTTCTTTAGGCGGTGGCTTAGGTACTCGGGAGTTTATCTTTGTTCAGGGTGCTACATTCTTTCATTTAGATGCTCATGTGGCAGTGATTATTAGCTTGTTATTCTATTTAAGTAACCTGCTTTCTTCTATATGGGGCGCGTATTTTATTTTTCACGACCCGCTGAAAGAAGACAGTATATAGCAACTACCTTTGTGCCCTGAAAAACTGACACAGGTGCCACAATCTAAAACGTTCGACAAATCTTTCTGGTTCTTAATCCTTCTTTCTGCCGTACTTCTTTTTCCTTCTTTAGGCAAAATGCCTTTATGGATCTATGATGAGGTACGCAATGCAGAGTGTGCGCGTGAAATGTGGGAACGCCACGATTGGATTGTGCCCACTTTTAATGGAGAGCTGCGTACACTCAAGCCCCCCATTCATTACTTCTTTATGTTTGGCGGCTTTGAACTTTTTGGTGCTACTGAGTGGGGCGCACGCATCTTTTCTGCAGTCTTTGGTGTTCTGACAATAGCCATCACCTATATTTTTACGGCTCGTTATACTACTAAACTAGCAGCCTTTACCACAAGTGCAGTTCTGTTGGCTTCTTCCCACTGGCTATTTGAATTTCGGATGTCAGTTCCTGACCCTTATTTGATCTTCTTTAATACCTTATCCATTTTTACAGCATATGCTTATTTCCAGGAAAAGAAGTTCAGCTGGCTACTGGTAAGTGCTGTTTCCTTTGGTCTAGGAATCTTGGCGAAAGGCCCTGTTGCTGTTGTCCTACCTGGGTTAGGTTTACTATCCTGGTTAATTTGGGAGAAGAAGTGGAAAGCCATCTTCCATTGGCACATCCTGGCTGCAGGTATAGTAATGCTGGCTATTTCAGTGCCCTGGTATGTATTGGTGCATCAAGCTACAAATGGCGAGTGGACAAAAGGCTTTTTCTTACAGCACAATCTTGGCCGTTTCTCTGAGCCTATGGAGGGGCACGGTGGTTTATTTATCATAGTGCCACTATTTGTGTTGGTAGGGTTGCTGCCAGGTTCTTCTTTTATTGGTGAAGCGGTTAAAGACTTTCGCCAGCGTTACAGTCAATCATTCCTTCGAATGGCGCTTTGCATTTCGCTAGCCTTTGTCGTGTTTTATAGTATTTCTGGAACAAAGCTCCCCAACTACCCTATGCCTTGTTATTCCTTTGTGGCTATTTTACTGGGCTATTTAATTTCGATTGGTGTATCCGGACAAACTAAGATAAAACAGTATCCTTTCTGGATTCTATTGGTTATTAACCTGGCCATTCCTATTGCTGCTTATTTTGGTATCAAAGGCGAGGTAGAAACAAGAGGATTTGAAAACCAAACGCTCCTAACAGCTATTCTTACTGTTGCTGCGGCAGTATCACTTTATTTGCATAAACGCTCAGGATTTAAAACAGCCGTAACTGCTTTGTTTGGCTTTTATATCCTGTTCAATCTGGTTTTGTTGAACTACCTCTACCCCATGGTTTACAACAATAACCCACTTTCAAAGACCATAGATAAAGTCAAGCAGTACGATAATGTAGTTGCGTACCAGATCTTTCACCCTTCGTTTACTTATTACTTACCCAAGCGCGTTCGGGTTTTTGATAATAAAGACTCACTACAACAATATTTAAAAACAAATGAAGCCTTAGTGATTTCTCGGGAAAAATTGCTTCCTGAATTAGAATCATTAAAACTAGATACGGTAGCTATTCATCACGATCTATTTGAAACATCTACTACTGTATTAATGACAAACAAGAAAAAATAAAGCCACTCCGAAGAATCGGAGTGGCGTCTATCATTCATCAAAAAAACACAATTATTGTAAGCGCAGGGTATCCACAGTAGTAACAACGTTGTTCGTTACAGTTACTCCTGTTTTTACTTTATTCGAAATTGCGCTGTCAGATGGCAAGAAATGAAGGTCATAAGTACCTGCATTTAAGCCTTTGATTATATAGCTACCAGCAGCTGTATAGGTGCTGGCTACTGTATCAGTTCCTTGAATGGCAAGAACAGAAGTACGTACAGAGTCTGGTAACACAAAACCACGGATAGAACCACCCATTGCTTGCATTACGGCACGGATCACAGGCTTCAACATATACTTGCCGTTACCATTTCCATTACCAGTTTGATGTATAGACTTAGCCACATCAAAATCCAATAATAGTTTGTATGTGATGCCTTCATTCAAATCTTGGTGAATATTGATCTTTAATCCAGATTGTTGTGCACTTGGTGTAGTAAGCATATACTTTACGCTATCCACCAATACATAGTTATTAGTGCCAAGGATCAAACGAATCTGTTCAATTTTACCTGGCTGAATATCAGCATCTGTCAATAAAGTATCCTTGTCATTTACTAAGTCCAGAAGGTTATAGGCACCTTTTTTTACGTTAGGCAAGCTTACCCAACCTTGAGATGTGTCTGTAGAATAATTGATGCGCACATCTTGTAAGTCAATGTATACAGCGTCATAATCCCCAGGATCATCTGTTAGAGCTACTTGTAAACGGGCTTTATCGGCCCCTCCTGTGCTGGAGTGTTCCTTGTTGCAAGACGTAAAAGTTAAAAGGGCAGCAGCGGTCAGTACGGATAAACCATAGAGTGTTTTTCTAAGCATCATAAAATACTTTTAGGTGAGCAGGTGTTTGCTCGGTTAACATTACACTAACAGACCGTTAGGAATCCCTTAAGTTTAATCGCGCCCAAAACTTTTATTAAAACAAAGGGTTATACATACACAAATACTAGTTATAACCCTTATTTATAACCGCCTATTCTTGCCCATTAGGCATAAAAAAAAGCCCCGCCAAAAAGCGGGGCTCATATAAAAAGCAATGAATTATTATTCAGCGCTCACTTTTCCTTTGCTCTTAGCAATCACTTCTTCAGCGATGTTGTTTGGAGCTGGAGCATAGTGAGAGAACTCCATGGTAGATGATGCACGACCAGAAGATAAAGAACGTAATTGAGTTACGTAACCGAACATTTCACTCAATGGAACTTTTGCTTTGATTACCTGTACACCAGCACGGGTATCCATACCTTCCATCATACCACGACGACGGTTCAAGTCACCTGTTACATCACCCATATATTGGTCTGGAGTCAATACTTCTACTTTCATGATTGGCTCAAGTAATACTGGTTTTGCTTTACGGGCAGCTTCACGGAAACCTTGCTTAGCACACAATTCGAATGACATAGCATCAGAGTCAACCGCGTGGAATGAACCATCGTAGATTCTGATCTTCATGTTATCTACAGGGTAAGAAGCCAATGCACCGTTAGTCATGGAAGCTTCAAAACCTTTCTGAATTGGTTGAATAAATTCACGAGGAATAGAACCACCAAAGATGTCGTTTACGAACTGGAAGTTCTTATCAGGATTTGCCTCTTTCCAATCAGCATCAACAGGTCCTAAAGTGAACATGATATCAGCGAACTTACCACGACCACCAGACTGCTTTTTCAGCACCTCACGGTGTTCAACAGTATTATGGAAAGCTTCTTTGTAAGCTACCTGAGGAGCACCTTGGTTTACTTCCACTTTGAACTCACGACGCATACGGTCAATGATGATTTCTAAGTGTAATTCACCCATACCACGCAGGATAGTCTGACCAGTATCTTCGTCTGTGTTTACACGTAATGTTGGATCTTCTTCAACCAGCTTGGCGATAGCCATACCCATTTTATCAACGTCAGCCTGAGTTTTAGGCTCAATGGCGATAGCGATTACCGGCTCTGGAATGAACATGTTTTCAAGAACGATTGGGTGGTTCTCATCACAAAGAGTATCACCAGTTTTGATTTCTTTAAAACCTACAGCTGCACCAATATCACCTGCTTCAATGAAATCAATTGGGTTTTGCTTGTTAGCAAACATCTTCATGATACGAGAGATACGCTCTTTCTTACCGCTTCTTACGTTCAATACATAAGAACCAGCATCTAACTTACCTGAGTAAGCGCGGAAGAACGCCAGACGACCTACGAATGGGTCAGTCATGATCTTGAACGCCAAGGCTGCAAATGGTTCTTTTGCATCTGGCTTACGTGTAATTTCTTCACCAGTGTTAGGATCTGTACCTGTGATGGCTTCGATATCTACTGGAGAAGGCAGGTAACGACAAACCGCGTCAAGTGCAGTTTGTACACCTTTGTTTTTGAAAGAAGAACCGCACATCATTGGAACGATGCTCAGGTCGATGGTAGCTTTACGGATAGCTTCGTGAATTTCAGCTTCAGAGATGCTGTCTGGATTATCGAAGAACTTCTCCATCAAAGTATCATCGTATTCAGCAACAGCTTCAATCAACTGAGCTCTCCAATATTCTACTTCTTCTTTCATATCTTCTGGTACAGGAATCTCATCGAAGGTCATACCTTCAGTTTCCATATGCCAAATGATACCTTTATTAGTAATTAAGTCTACTACACCTTTGAAGTCATCTTCAGCACCGATTGGCAATTGAAGAGGAACAGCTTTAGCACCTAACATTTCACGCACCTGCTTAACTACGTTTAAGAAGTCAGCACCGGAACGGTCCATTTTGTTTACGAAACCGATACGTGGTACACGGTAACGGTTTGCCTGGCGCCATACAGTTTCAGACTGAGGTTCAACACCATCCACAGCAGAGAATAACGCAATCAAACCATCCAATACACGCATAGAACGCTCTACTTCTACAGTAAAGTCCACGTGTCCTGGAGTATCAATGATGTTGAAATAATATTTTTTAGTGTTTGCATCAGCCTTACCTTTTACAGTAGGGAAGTTCCACTGGCAGCTAACAGCAGCAGAAGTAATAGTGATACCTCTTTCTTTTTCCTGTTCCATCCAGTCAGTGGTAGCAGCACCGTCATGTACTTCACCAATTTTGTGAATCATACCGGTGTAGCGTAAGATACGCTCAGTAGTAGTGGTTTTACCGGCATCAATATGCGCGGCAATACCAAAGTTGCGTTGAAATCTCAAGTCTGCCATGA
This genomic interval from Flavisolibacter tropicus contains the following:
- the rplW gene encoding 50S ribosomal protein L23 produces the protein MKLSEVLIKPILTEKANSQQESLRRYAFKVARKANKLEIKKAVEEFYGVTITDVNTVVVPAKNKTRYTKKGFTKGQKSAYKKALVTVAEGETIDLYSNI
- the rpmC gene encoding 50S ribosomal protein L29; protein product: MSKTIDFKKSIQGLSEQDLQARIKEDELRLKKLEFAHALSPLENPMSIRNLRREVARLKTELKKKQLSA
- the rplX gene encoding 50S ribosomal protein L24 gives rise to the protein MKTRFKPKYNIRKGDQVVVITGDDKDLKKPRLVKEVLVEEGKVIVEGVNIITKHTKPSAQNTKGGIVKKEAPINISNVMLWDGKQATKVKREKQGETKVRVSKKSGEVIK
- the rpsQ gene encoding 30S ribosomal protein S17, giving the protein MAETTTQIIRNLRKTRIGVVTSNKMTKTITVAVERKVKHPIYGKFVKKTTKFHAHDEKNEASIGDIVRIMETRPLSKTKRWRLVEIVEKVK
- the rplD gene encoding 50S ribosomal protein L4, with amino-acid sequence MQLKVLNIQGQETGRTVELPEEIFGVEPNNHAIYLAVKQYLAAQRQGTHKVKTRAEVKGASRKLHKQKGTGGSRKGNIRNPLYKGGGTIFGPKPHKYDIKLNRKVKDLAKISALSHKAKDNAIVVVEDLNFETPKTKNFMNIMSSLKVAKKKMMFVLPEYNDVVYASLRNVPSVLGVLLSDVNTYDIVNSEVLVLTESVAKIFASEEAEVAA
- the rpsC gene encoding 30S ribosomal protein S3, whose translation is MGQKANPIGNRLGIVRGWESNWYGSKKDFANKLIEDNKIRTYLNARINKGGIAKIVIERTLGKLIVTIHTSKPGIIIGKGGGEVDRIKEELKKLTGKDDVQINILEIRRPELDANIVGDTIARQIENRINFKRATKMAIASALRMGAEGIKIQLSGRLGGAEIARSEKFMQGRVPLHTFRMDIDYANVFAQTVYGKIGIKVWISKGEVLAKRDLNPNFIGGKEAGAQGGERRGGERGDRRDDRRQGGRDFSRGRGGRGQHQ
- the rplC gene encoding 50S ribosomal protein L3; this translates as MKGIIGKKIGMTSVFDPGGKQIACTIIEAGPCVVTQVKTEATDGYNALQIAYGDKKEKHTIAAEKNHFVKANTAAKKFVKEFRNYSEEKNIGDTITVDIFAEGEKVDVVGITKGKGFQGVVKRHGFSGVGEGSHGQHDRQRAPGSIGGSSYPSRVFKGMRMAGRMGTDRVKVKGLKIVKVFADKNYILVSGSVPGHNGSIVLIQK
- the rplN gene encoding 50S ribosomal protein L14, whose protein sequence is MIQQESRLNVADNSGAKEVLCIRVLGNSGQRYARVGDKIVVTVKDAIPAGGIKKGTVAKAVIVRTTNKLRRKDGSYIRFDDNAVVILNAADEPRGTRIFGPVARELRDKGYMKIISLAPEVL
- the rpsS gene encoding 30S ribosomal protein S19, which encodes MARSIKKGPYVAAHLEEKVVAINEGKNKKGVIKTWSRRSTITPDFVGHTFAVHNGNKFIPVYVTEFMVGHKLGEFAPTRNFKGHSSKKG
- the rplP gene encoding 50S ribosomal protein L16; translation: MLQPKRTKHRKMQKGRMKGDAKRGTTISFGSFALKALDSHWITDRQIEAARQALTRHMKREGNVWIRIFPDKPITNKPAEVRMGKGKGNLEYWAAVVKPGRIIFEIDGVTEEIAKGALHLAAGKLPIATKFVKRRDLIGA
- the rplV gene encoding 50S ribosomal protein L22 codes for the protein MEAVAKLRNYPTSPRKMRLLADLIRGMQVEKALAVLEHNPKHPAVPMRKLVLSAISNWKQKNEGGEVGQLFVKTVFVDGARTLKRMRPAPQGRGYRVRKRSNHVTVIVDAKS
- the rplB gene encoding 50S ribosomal protein L2, producing MALRKFKPITAGTRWRIGNAYVEVTTNVPEKSLVESKKGTGGRNSSGRRSMRYIGGGHKKAYRIIDFKRNKKEIPATVASIEYDPNRTTFIALLNYADGEKRYILAPQGLTVGMTVVSGDAVAPELGNSLMLKNMPLGTVVHNIEMQPGQGGKIARSAGSSAQLSNKEEKYAVLKMPSGELRKVLINCYATVGVASNGDHQLQSMGKAGRNRWKGIKPRNRGVAMNPVDHPMGGGEGRASGGQPRSRTGKYSRGLKTRTKGKGSDKLIIQRKNGSKLAK